The following proteins come from a genomic window of Aquimarina sp. MAR_2010_214:
- a CDS encoding VanZ family protein, with protein MNIKRLLRHKILFTLVIVLTSLVTWASLAKFINPVTVKVEGGDKIGHFIAYFTLTIAWVLFFFFSEKLNKNLKHSLIITSVICILYGVLMEVLQGLLTTYRSSDWYDVVANTSGTVFAVFVFVVFKNKILRFK; from the coding sequence ATGAATATAAAGAGATTATTACGACATAAAATTCTTTTTACCCTGGTTATAGTGTTAACCTCACTAGTTACTTGGGCCTCGCTGGCAAAATTTATAAACCCGGTTACGGTTAAAGTAGAAGGAGGGGATAAAATAGGTCATTTTATTGCATATTTTACTTTAACTATCGCGTGGGTTCTTTTTTTCTTTTTTTCTGAAAAACTGAATAAAAACCTAAAACATAGCCTGATTATTACTTCGGTTATTTGCATCTTATATGGTGTCTTAATGGAAGTTTTGCAGGGACTTTTAACAACATATCGTAGTTCTGATTGGTATGATGTAGTTGCAAATACAAGTGGTACAGTTTTTGCTGTATTTGTTTTTGTAGTGTTTAAAAATAAAATACTAAGATTTAAATAA
- a CDS encoding energy transducer TonB, with translation MSNKHDANVRKSTLVNFQIGLIASLLFTYVMFEMYTATPIVNDSDIDFTIEEPDVDWDGVYKIYEEPRPKEIARKYTKPVIAPEQFKVIDNDAEITDLDKVFKNETIESKPFDPNSIVDVEPIVDEPITLPFMAVEDVPIFPGCEKLATNKEKAACFSEKIRKIVSRKFDAGLGEEYGLTGVQRIYTQFDVDTDGMIKNIRVRAAHPKLKKEAQRVINLFPQMTPGKQRGRAVTVKYQLPIVFKIQN, from the coding sequence ATGAGTAACAAGCACGATGCTAATGTACGAAAAAGCACATTGGTGAACTTTCAGATTGGACTTATTGCAAGTCTTTTATTTACCTATGTAATGTTTGAGATGTATACCGCTACACCAATAGTTAATGATAGCGATATTGATTTTACAATTGAGGAACCCGATGTAGATTGGGATGGGGTTTACAAAATCTATGAAGAACCCAGGCCAAAAGAGATTGCCAGAAAGTATACTAAACCTGTGATAGCTCCAGAGCAATTTAAAGTTATTGATAATGATGCTGAGATAACTGATCTGGATAAGGTGTTCAAAAATGAGACAATCGAATCTAAGCCATTTGATCCTAATTCTATTGTTGATGTTGAGCCTATTGTTGATGAGCCTATAACTTTACCGTTTATGGCTGTAGAAGATGTTCCTATTTTTCCAGGTTGTGAGAAATTAGCAACGAATAAAGAAAAGGCAGCTTGTTTTTCTGAAAAAATTAGAAAAATCGTTTCTAGAAAATTTGATGCAGGATTAGGAGAGGAGTATGGTTTAACAGGGGTGCAAAGAATTTATACTCAGTTTGATGTTGATACTGATGGAATGATTAAGAACATCCGGGTTAGAGCAGCACATCCAAAATTAAAAAAAGAAGCACAAAGAGTGATTAATTTATTTCCGCAGATGACACCCGGTAAACAAAGAGGTAGAGCTGTAACTGTAAAGTATCAGTTACCAATTGTTTTTAAAATACAGAACTAA
- the gcvH gene encoding glycine cleavage system protein GcvH: protein MNTPVDLKYTKDHEWIKIEGDIATIGITDFAQSELGDIVYVEVETVGEELEEQEVFGTVEAVKTVSDLFLPLSGEIIEFNEALENEPELVNSDPYEAGWMVKVKISDVSQIDDLLLSADEYKEIITT from the coding sequence ATGAATACTCCTGTAGATTTAAAATATACCAAAGATCACGAATGGATCAAAATTGAAGGTGATATTGCAACTATTGGTATTACTGATTTTGCACAAAGCGAATTAGGTGATATTGTTTATGTAGAAGTAGAAACAGTCGGTGAAGAATTAGAAGAACAAGAAGTGTTTGGTACTGTAGAAGCCGTAAAAACGGTATCAGATCTATTCTTGCCATTGTCTGGTGAAATTATTGAATTTAATGAAGCTTTAGAAAATGAGCCAGAATTGGTAAATAGTGACCCATATGAAGCTGGTTGGATGGTAAAGGTTAAGATATCTGATGTTTCTCAAATAGATGATTTATTGCTATCTGCAGATGAATATAAAGAGATTATTACGACATAA
- the sprA gene encoding cell surface protein SprA, protein MIALYSGVLQGQDNQTVRDSTSTTFSLGALSLPDPNSIVTKYEYDPITNRYIYREKLGDFNVRYPIFLTPSEYEALVEQEQRRAYFKEKIEAFSGKKDGSEEKRKNLLPIFYVNSNFFESVFGGNEIEIVPQGSVEIDLGLLYTKQDNPAFSPRNRSNFTFDFDQRISLSLLGKIGTRLQVTANYDTESTFDFQNQLKLEYTPTEDDIIQSIEVGNVSMPLNSSLIQGAQSLFGVKMGLQFGRTTITGVYSEQRSETKSVNVEGGGTVEDFELFALNYDENRHFFLSHYFRDTYNNSLSNYPFINNKGVQITRIEVWVTNRATSAQTLTNARNIVALQDIGEAPDTGNFTIPGSLFNTGIGAFPDNSNNDLDPTTIGPAGPVTEAVRQVPTVQQGFVGAITNFNEGFDYAILENARKLNQSEYTLNPQLGYISLNQRLNNDEVLAVAYQYTVGGKVFQVGEFANDGVDATVGDTAGNTNVGSSQSLVVKMLKSPIVNVTLPIWDLMMKNIYSTGAFRLEQNDFRLNILYSNPSPVNYITAAEGSSVALPGDVEQTTLLKVFNLDRLNPNNDPVQGGDGFFDYVPGVTIDSQNGRIIFTTTEPFGEYLFDKLDNGPVGADYTNPNSYNPNQAKYVFRDLYTKTKVVAEQESADKNYFQLKGRYKSSGQDGIPLGAFNVPQGSVTVTAGGRTLQEGVDYTVNYQLGRVNILDEALLSSNTPIQVSTENNAVFGQQTKRFTGLNIEHKFSDDFIIGGTYLNLNERPITQKSNYDFEPINNTILGFNVAYSTEVPFLTRMANKLPNIDTDVPSNVSVRAEGAYLIAGAPRGANFDGKVTTYIDDFEGAQTQIDVSSPLSWELSSVPIGFGDPNNPASDIVVDGIGSGYQRAKLSWYSIDPIFYSNGRPSGVSEQDLASNASRRVFIDEIFPETDIAQGQTLALFTLDLNYRPEQRGQYNFNPAYAPGNSLPQPDPRNNFGGITRQLTSTNFEQSNVEFIEFWLMDPFEFDDVNNPGGKIVFNLGNISEDVLKDGRKQYENGLPKGGSGNAVDTDYARVPVNQSLIYAFDSDGQDRVDQDAGFDGLGDQDEKLKPEYAAFQSLDDPSGDNYTYFLQAGGTIQQRYDKYNGTEGNSPANLSNDDRGNTTFPTAEDVNRDNTMNTINSYHEYEIPIFKGMGVGNDGGTGYITDAPDPITVNVSGQEIRTRWIRFKVPIYDPTKSINISDFRSIRFMRMYLTGFSQPVLLRFGSLDLVRGDYRRYVVEGNATNDPTSGLNVTGNSDVIVTSVSAEETPNYVTPPGVVREQLNNNNNIIREDERSLALTVNNLQTGDARGVYKNFNVDMRQYENLEMFLHAESLPEPTIPIQDGDLTAFVRMGNDFTNNFYQIELPLTVSDRDDRTQDGAWPTNNRLSLPLEFLQQIKSNVLGNETLNANDLNFFAGPNNLRVGIKGNPNFGDIRVMMVGVKNDSGSDQSGTVWYNEMRLSDLKNRGGWAAVGSLDANIADFASVTASGRISTIGFGGIEQGPNERSREDLKQYDLTTNVNLGQLLPKKWGVQVPFNYSRGEQLITPQFDPEFQDLELQDRLDNETDPAEKERIEKQSTEYTKRQSFNVIGLRKERTGDGKPMPYDVENFSFSGTYNQADHRDFEVEKSLDQNVRLGGTYDFSFQPKEVEPFKKIKFLGKSKYFDLVKDFNVNLLPTSISVNSNINRQYNEQVFRDITLGPDDIRLPTLYQRNFLFDWQYGVNYNLTKSLNFNFTSANNRIVKNFIDENNNVDDTINVWSGFFDIGDPNTHSQQLQVNYEVPFKKIPVFKFMRATYSYNADFQWVKGSEALKTLEGIPDLGNTVQNANVHTLNGSLDMNTLYKYVGLTKIKPGRKNAKKKNKDSKDKKEGARAPESPQKNKTKRGKSKLSVGDRAYNTLIGLVTAVKKINVNYQQDSGIFLPGYTREPGFVGTLKPTVGFTFGSQSDIRDLAARNGWLTLYQEFNQQYQEVEGKQLNIQASLGLLKGLKIDISANRNSSETFTENYQVNTNSDGSIFTDNPYQSLTGNTFGNFTISTVLVKTAFKKSDEFSSETFDKFRENRLIIARRLAIERGNNPNTDSDGDGFPDGYGRTNQAVLLPAFLAAYTGGNPEKVKKGAFRDIPLPNWDIKYTGLMNLKWFKKRFKRFSVAHGYRANYTINQFQTNLEFRGGNEFDEADNYRNPELYSNVNLTEQFSPLVRLDMEMKSSIKILAEWKKDRALSLSFDNNLLTEIQGNEYIIGLGYRVKDITFATRIAGRKKVIKSDLNLRADLSLRQNETLIRYLDLENTQITAGQDIYGIKFTTDYSLSKNLTALLFYDHTFSKYSISTAFPQTTIRGGFTLRYNFGN, encoded by the coding sequence TTGATAGCACTTTATAGCGGGGTGTTACAGGGGCAGGACAATCAAACTGTTCGGGACTCGACAAGTACTACATTTTCTTTGGGAGCATTATCTTTACCAGATCCAAATAGTATTGTAACCAAGTATGAATACGATCCGATTACCAATCGATATATTTATCGAGAAAAACTTGGGGATTTTAATGTACGATATCCTATTTTCTTAACTCCGTCAGAATACGAAGCCTTAGTAGAACAAGAGCAACGAAGAGCTTATTTTAAAGAAAAAATTGAAGCTTTTAGTGGTAAAAAAGATGGTAGTGAAGAAAAGCGAAAGAATTTACTTCCTATTTTTTATGTCAATTCTAATTTTTTCGAATCTGTTTTCGGCGGAAATGAAATTGAAATTGTCCCGCAGGGATCAGTAGAAATAGATTTAGGGTTACTCTATACAAAACAAGATAATCCTGCTTTTTCACCTCGTAACCGAAGTAATTTTACGTTCGATTTTGATCAAAGAATCAGTTTAAGTTTATTAGGTAAAATAGGAACTAGGCTGCAGGTAACAGCTAATTATGACACAGAGTCTACTTTTGATTTTCAGAATCAATTAAAACTAGAATATACGCCTACAGAAGATGATATTATACAAAGCATCGAAGTAGGTAATGTTAGTATGCCGTTAAATAGCTCATTGATCCAGGGAGCACAAAGTCTTTTTGGAGTCAAAATGGGATTGCAATTTGGTCGAACCACTATTACAGGGGTGTATTCTGAACAACGTTCTGAAACAAAATCTGTAAATGTAGAAGGAGGAGGAACCGTAGAAGATTTTGAACTTTTTGCATTAAATTATGACGAAAACCGACATTTCTTTTTATCACATTATTTTAGAGATACGTATAATAACTCTTTATCAAATTATCCTTTTATTAATAATAAAGGTGTTCAGATAACCAGGATTGAAGTATGGGTGACCAATAGAGCGACAAGTGCACAGACTTTGACTAACGCACGTAATATTGTTGCACTTCAGGATATAGGTGAAGCACCAGATACAGGTAATTTTACAATACCTGGATCTTTATTTAATACAGGTATTGGGGCTTTTCCTGATAATAGCAACAATGATCTGGATCCAACAACTATTGGTCCAGCCGGGCCTGTTACCGAAGCAGTACGACAAGTACCCACTGTACAGCAAGGATTTGTTGGTGCAATAACCAATTTTAATGAAGGATTTGATTATGCAATTTTAGAAAATGCAAGAAAATTAAATCAAAGTGAGTATACACTAAACCCTCAATTGGGATATATATCTTTAAATCAGAGGTTGAATAATGATGAAGTATTAGCAGTTGCGTATCAATACACAGTAGGAGGAAAGGTTTTTCAAGTTGGTGAATTTGCAAATGATGGAGTAGATGCTACCGTAGGAGATACTGCGGGGAATACAAATGTAGGTTCGAGTCAAAGTTTGGTAGTTAAAATGCTTAAAAGCCCAATTGTTAATGTCACATTGCCAATATGGGATCTGATGATGAAGAACATCTATAGTACAGGAGCATTTAGGCTAGAACAAAATGATTTTAGATTAAATATTTTATATTCAAACCCTTCTCCGGTAAATTATATTACTGCAGCAGAAGGATCATCGGTAGCATTACCAGGTGATGTAGAGCAAACAACGCTACTTAAAGTCTTTAACCTGGACCGTCTTAACCCTAATAATGACCCAGTACAAGGAGGGGATGGATTTTTTGATTATGTACCAGGAGTAACTATTGATTCACAAAATGGGCGTATTATTTTTACTACTACAGAACCATTTGGAGAGTATCTTTTTGATAAATTAGATAATGGACCCGTTGGAGCAGATTATACCAATCCTAATTCATATAATCCCAATCAAGCAAAATACGTATTTCGTGATTTGTATACAAAAACCAAAGTAGTAGCAGAACAAGAATCTGCCGATAAAAACTACTTTCAGTTAAAAGGAAGGTACAAGTCTTCTGGTCAAGATGGGATTCCTTTGGGGGCATTTAATGTTCCTCAAGGTTCTGTTACTGTAACTGCAGGAGGAAGAACTTTGCAAGAAGGGGTAGACTATACGGTGAATTATCAATTAGGAAGAGTGAATATACTGGATGAAGCATTGCTGTCATCTAATACACCTATTCAGGTTTCTACAGAAAACAATGCTGTCTTCGGTCAACAAACAAAACGTTTTACGGGATTAAATATAGAACATAAGTTTAGTGATGATTTTATTATAGGAGGGACCTATTTAAATCTGAATGAAAGACCAATTACTCAAAAATCTAATTATGATTTTGAGCCTATTAATAACACAATACTAGGGTTTAATGTAGCGTATTCTACAGAGGTTCCTTTTTTAACCAGAATGGCGAATAAACTTCCTAATATTGATACAGATGTGCCTTCGAATGTTTCGGTTAGAGCAGAAGGAGCGTATCTGATTGCAGGAGCGCCAAGAGGAGCTAATTTTGATGGTAAAGTAACCACATATATTGATGATTTTGAAGGAGCACAAACGCAAATAGATGTAAGTTCACCATTGTCGTGGGAACTCTCAAGTGTACCCATTGGATTTGGTGACCCTAATAATCCTGCTAGTGATATTGTTGTTGATGGGATAGGATCAGGATATCAAAGAGCAAAATTATCGTGGTATTCTATCGATCCGATTTTTTATAGTAACGGAAGACCAAGTGGTGTATCTGAGCAAGATTTGGCTTCTAATGCTTCCAGAAGAGTATTTATTGATGAAATTTTTCCGGAGACCGATATTGCGCAAGGACAAACCTTAGCATTGTTTACATTGGATCTTAATTACAGACCAGAACAAAGAGGACAATATAATTTTAACCCTGCATATGCTCCAGGAAATTCATTGCCACAACCTGATCCTAGAAATAATTTCGGAGGAATTACTAGGCAACTAACATCTACTAATTTTGAACAGTCTAATGTAGAGTTTATTGAGTTTTGGTTGATGGATCCGTTTGAATTTGATGATGTTAATAATCCCGGAGGTAAGATTGTATTTAATTTAGGTAACATTAGTGAAGATGTGCTTAAAGATGGTAGAAAACAATATGAAAATGGATTGCCTAAAGGGGGGAGCGGTAATGCAGTAGATACTGATTATGCTAGGGTCCCTGTAAATCAATCTTTGATTTATGCTTTTGATTCTGATGGACAAGATAGAGTAGATCAAGATGCTGGATTTGATGGTTTAGGAGACCAGGATGAAAAACTAAAACCCGAATATGCGGCATTCCAATCTTTGGATGACCCTTCGGGAGATAATTATACCTATTTCCTTCAGGCGGGAGGTACTATTCAACAGCGATATGATAAGTATAATGGTACAGAGGGTAACTCTCCTGCTAACTTATCTAATGATGATCGCGGAAATACCACCTTCCCTACAGCAGAAGATGTAAATAGGGATAATACAATGAATACGATTAACAGCTATCATGAATATGAAATACCAATTTTTAAAGGAATGGGTGTTGGCAATGATGGTGGAACAGGGTATATTACTGATGCTCCTGATCCGATAACCGTTAATGTGTCTGGACAAGAAATAAGAACTAGATGGATTCGATTTAAAGTGCCTATTTATGACCCTACTAAATCTATAAATATTAGTGATTTTAGATCTATACGATTTATGAGGATGTATCTTACTGGTTTTTCTCAACCGGTCTTATTACGATTTGGTAGCCTTGATTTAGTGAGAGGTGATTATAGAAGGTATGTTGTAGAAGGTAATGCTACAAATGATCCAACGAGTGGTCTTAATGTAACAGGTAACAGTGATGTAATTGTAACCTCGGTTAGTGCAGAAGAAACTCCAAATTATGTTACACCTCCTGGAGTTGTACGAGAACAATTAAACAACAATAATAATATTATTAGAGAAGATGAGCGATCATTGGCGCTTACGGTAAATAACCTGCAAACTGGTGATGCCCGTGGGGTGTATAAAAACTTCAATGTTGATATGCGTCAATATGAGAATCTCGAAATGTTTTTACATGCCGAGTCGCTTCCTGAACCCACAATTCCAATTCAGGACGGAGACCTTACAGCTTTTGTTAGAATGGGTAATGATTTTACCAATAATTTCTATCAGATTGAATTGCCTTTAACAGTTTCTGATCGTGATGACAGGACTCAGGATGGAGCATGGCCAACAAATAACCGATTAAGCCTTCCTTTAGAATTTCTTCAGCAAATAAAATCTAATGTATTGGGTAATGAAACTCTTAATGCAAATGATCTTAATTTCTTTGCAGGACCAAATAACCTTAGAGTGGGGATTAAAGGGAATCCTAATTTTGGAGATATCCGAGTAATGATGGTGGGTGTTAAAAATGATAGTGGGAGTGACCAATCAGGAACAGTTTGGTATAATGAAATGCGCCTAAGTGATCTTAAAAACAGAGGCGGTTGGGCTGCTGTAGGTAGTCTAGATGCTAATATTGCAGATTTTGCAAGTGTTACTGCATCAGGAAGGATTAGCACTATTGGATTCGGTGGAATTGAACAAGGACCTAATGAACGAAGTAGGGAAGATCTTAAACAATATGATTTAACTACTAATGTTAATTTAGGGCAATTATTACCCAAAAAATGGGGAGTACAAGTGCCATTTAATTATAGTCGTGGAGAACAGTTGATTACTCCGCAATTTGATCCCGAATTCCAGGATTTAGAACTTCAGGATCGATTGGATAATGAAACTGACCCTGCCGAAAAAGAACGTATAGAAAAACAGTCAACAGAATATACAAAAAGACAGAGTTTTAATGTTATTGGGTTACGTAAAGAGAGAACAGGAGATGGTAAACCTATGCCCTATGATGTAGAAAATTTTTCATTCTCAGGAACATACAATCAGGCAGATCATCGTGATTTTGAGGTAGAAAAATCACTAGACCAAAATGTAAGATTGGGAGGAACTTATGATTTTAGTTTTCAGCCAAAAGAAGTAGAACCCTTTAAGAAAATTAAGTTTTTGGGTAAGAGTAAGTATTTTGATTTGGTGAAAGATTTTAATGTGAATTTGCTTCCTACAAGTATCTCGGTAAATTCTAATATCAACAGACAATATAATGAACAGGTTTTTAGAGATATTACTTTAGGACCAGATGATATTAGGTTACCTACGTTGTATCAACGTAACTTCCTCTTTGATTGGCAATATGGGGTCAACTATAATTTGACCAAGTCGTTAAATTTCAATTTTACTTCTGCTAATAATCGTATTGTTAAAAACTTCATCGATGAAAATAATAACGTCGATGATACCATAAATGTGTGGAGTGGCTTTTTTGATATAGGAGATCCTAATACTCATAGTCAACAGCTTCAGGTTAATTATGAAGTTCCTTTTAAGAAAATACCGGTGTTTAAATTTATGCGCGCAACCTATTCATATAATGCGGATTTTCAATGGGTAAAAGGGAGTGAGGCTTTAAAGACTCTAGAGGGTATCCCAGATTTAGGAAATACAGTTCAGAACGCGAATGTACATACATTAAACGGTTCGTTGGATATGAATACATTGTATAAATATGTAGGATTAACCAAAATAAAACCAGGAAGGAAAAACGCAAAAAAGAAAAATAAAGATTCGAAAGATAAAAAAGAAGGAGCTCGGGCACCCGAGAGTCCACAAAAAAATAAAACCAAACGTGGCAAAAGTAAGCTGAGTGTTGGTGATAGAGCATATAATACCCTCATAGGGTTAGTTACCGCAGTGAAAAAGATAAATGTAAATTATCAACAAGATAGTGGTATTTTCCTTCCCGGATATACCAGAGAACCTGGTTTTGTAGGGACTCTTAAACCTACAGTTGGATTTACTTTTGGTAGCCAATCTGATATTCGAGACCTTGCCGCACGTAATGGATGGTTGACGTTATATCAGGAATTTAATCAACAATATCAAGAGGTAGAAGGAAAGCAACTTAATATACAGGCTTCTCTGGGATTGTTAAAAGGGCTTAAAATAGATATTAGTGCTAATAGAAATTCTTCTGAAACCTTTACCGAAAATTATCAAGTGAATACGAATTCTGATGGTAGTATTTTTACTGATAATCCATATCAGTCTCTTACAGGAAATACCTTCGGTAATTTTACTATATCAACAGTACTGGTTAAGACTGCATTTAAAAAGAGTGATGAATTTTCATCAGAGACATTTGATAAATTTAGAGAAAACAGGTTAATTATTGCTAGGAGATTAGCAATAGAGCGGGGGAATAACCCAAATACGGATAGTGATGGAGATGGCTTTCCTGATGGTTATGGAAGGACAAATCAGGCTGTTTTACTACCAGCGTTCCTGGCTGCTTATACCGGAGGGAATCCAGAAAAAGTGAAAAAAGGAGCCTTTAGAGATATTCCATTGCCTAACTGGGATATAAAATATACAGGTTTAATGAATTTAAAATGGTTTAAGAAACGTTTTAAAAGATTTTCTGTAGCCCATGGATATCGAGCTAATTATACTATTAATCAATTTCAAACCAATCTGGAATTTAGAGGAGGAAATGAATTTGATGAGGCAGATAACTATAGAAACCCAGAATTATATTCTAATGTTAATTTAACTGAGCAGTTTAGCCCACTTGTTCGATTAGATATGGAAATGAAAAGCTCGATCAAAATCCTTGCAGAATGGAAAAAAGATAGAGCATTGTCATTAAGTTTTGATAATAATCTACTTACCGAAATTCAAGGAAATGAGTATATTATTGGGCTGGGATATAGAGTAAAAGATATTACGTTTGCAACTAGAATAGCAGGAAGGAAAAAAGTGATAAAAAGTGACCTTAATCTAAGAGCTGATTTATCACTACGCCAAAATGAAACGCTGATTAGATATCTTGATTTAGAAAACACCCAGATAACGGCAGGACAAGATATTTATGGAATAAAGTTTACTACAGATTATTCACTTAGTAAAAACTTAACAGCACTGCTGTTTTATGATCATACTTTTTCTAAATATTCTATTTCTACTGCATTTCCTCAAACTACGATTAGAGGAGGGTTTACATTAAGATATAACTTTGGTAATTAA
- a CDS encoding energy transducer TonB, translated as MEPKKNPKSDLTKKSGLFLQLGLVLVLFITWQGIEWKTYDRTNIDIGQVNLDELEEEDVPITQNLNTPPPPPPPPPAPEVIDVVEDEEEVEETIIESTETNQEEEIVEVEEIEDTDEEEVIADVPFAVIENVPIFPGCENAGGNAAKKKCMSDKVKKFVNRKFNTEIGSELGLTGVNRIYVRFKIDRGGNIVGVQARAPHPRLQKEAQRVVKLLPKMTPGKQRGKAVGVLYSLPIVFQVQD; from the coding sequence ATGGAACCAAAGAAAAATCCAAAATCAGATTTAACTAAGAAAAGTGGCTTATTCCTTCAATTAGGACTTGTTTTAGTTCTTTTTATTACATGGCAAGGAATAGAGTGGAAAACCTATGATAGAACCAATATAGATATAGGTCAGGTTAATCTTGATGAATTGGAAGAAGAAGATGTGCCAATTACTCAGAACCTGAATACGCCACCACCTCCACCACCTCCACCACCTGCACCAGAAGTTATTGATGTAGTAGAGGATGAGGAAGAAGTAGAGGAGACTATTATCGAGTCTACAGAAACGAATCAGGAAGAAGAGATCGTTGAGGTAGAAGAAATTGAAGATACAGATGAAGAAGAAGTAATTGCTGATGTACCGTTTGCAGTTATCGAAAATGTGCCGATCTTTCCTGGTTGTGAGAATGCTGGAGGTAATGCAGCCAAAAAGAAATGTATGAGTGATAAGGTTAAGAAGTTTGTTAACCGTAAATTTAATACAGAAATTGGAAGTGAATTAGGTCTTACCGGTGTTAATAGAATCTATGTTAGGTTTAAAATTGATAGAGGAGGTAATATTGTAGGTGTTCAAGCGAGAGCTCCACACCCAAGATTACAAAAAGAAGCACAAAGAGTGGTTAAGTTATTACCTAAAATGACTCCAGGAAAGCAAAGAGGAAAAGCAGTAGGTGTATTGTATTCTCTACCAATAGTTTTTCAGGTACAGGACTAA
- a CDS encoding MBL fold metallo-hydrolase — translation MKKLLILAVPILFFTANAQDKEVKIIIDSLSDNIYMLTGQGGNIGIFKNEKGLFIIDDQFARLSDKILTNLTTISNQPVTMVINTHYHGDHTGGNENMANKGATIFAQKNVRSRMKKKQKEKGNIIPSSLPVITFNEGLQLYFKDEKIKAFHVHNAHTDGDALIYFTNGNVLHMGDTFFNGRYPYIDLKSGGSIEGYIKASEKALFIANDDTKIIPGHGKLAMKKDLEAFLKMLKEITSGIQKEIEAGKSEEDITKDTSLTATYDVKGYGDGFINSERMRKTIYTSLTK, via the coding sequence ATGAAAAAATTACTAATTCTCGCGGTACCTATACTTTTCTTTACTGCCAATGCACAAGATAAAGAAGTTAAAATCATCATAGATTCATTGTCTGATAATATTTATATGCTAACTGGTCAAGGAGGTAATATTGGTATTTTCAAAAACGAAAAAGGCTTGTTTATCATTGATGATCAATTTGCAAGGTTATCCGATAAAATTCTCACTAATCTAACAACAATAAGTAATCAACCCGTTACTATGGTAATCAATACACATTATCATGGAGATCACACTGGTGGAAATGAAAATATGGCGAATAAAGGCGCTACCATCTTTGCTCAGAAAAATGTGAGATCCAGAATGAAAAAAAAGCAAAAGGAAAAAGGAAATATTATCCCTTCATCGTTACCTGTAATCACATTTAACGAAGGACTACAATTATATTTCAAAGACGAAAAAATAAAAGCATTTCATGTACACAATGCTCATACCGATGGAGATGCTCTTATTTATTTTACAAATGGAAATGTATTACATATGGGAGATACCTTTTTTAATGGACGGTATCCCTACATAGATCTAAAATCTGGCGGAAGCATTGAAGGCTACATAAAAGCATCAGAAAAAGCCTTGTTTATCGCAAACGATGACACCAAAATCATTCCCGGACACGGAAAATTGGCAATGAAAAAAGATCTGGAAGCATTTTTAAAAATGCTAAAAGAAATCACTAGCGGTATTCAAAAAGAAATCGAAGCAGGGAAATCTGAAGAAGACATTACAAAAGACACTTCGCTTACGGCAACCTATGATGTAAAAGGATATGGTGATGGATTTATTAACTCAGAACGTATGCGAAAAACAATTTATACTAGTCTCACCAAGTAA